Genomic window (Prevotella melaninogenica ATCC 25845):
TGCTGATAGGCTTTAGCAATCTCTAAAGTGTTGTCTGTTGAAGCTCCATCAATGATGATATGCTCCACATGAGGATAGTCCTGCATGAGCACACTGTCAAGTGTCGGTTGCAGAACCGAAGCTGCATTATAGGTTATAGTGACTACTGAAAATGTGATCATAATCGGAAATTCTTATAGGCGAGTGCCTCATTATATACTTCAAGATATTGCATTGCGACGCTACGTTGTGAATAACAGCGTAGTACTTTCCCCACAGCTGCTTCTGAGAGGGCTGTGTAGTCGGACTCATCAAGCACCCAGTGTATGCCCTTTGCAAGGTCGTCTGCATTGCGTTCTGCCGCTACATAGCCATTCTTATAATGGTCAATCATTTCAGGTATTCCTCCAACCTTAAAGCCTATCGGAGGTACACCACATGCCATTGCCTCCATAATAGTATTAGGGAGGTTCTCTGACAAGGATGGTAAGACAAACACGTCACAAGCATTATAGACATCAACTATCTGTTGGGTGTCATTAACATAACCTAACTCACAGACTTCAAAATCGAACTCCTCCCTAAGATCTTCTGCATGTCCTCCGAGTATAGCCACGGCAGTGTTGTCCACCATCTCTGGGTATTTCGTAGCCAATTGGTGGCATGCTTCGACAAGATAAGAAATACCCTTATTTACATTTGTTACTCGTTGTGAGGCGAAAAGAATTATCTTTTTATTTAAAGGGAGTCCTATCTTTATACGTGCCTGCTTGCTGTCGGCAGGATGGAAAACGTGTGTATCAATGGGATTAGGGATAGAACGCACCTGTTGACCAGTGAGGATAGCACTCTTGTGAGCCTCTTTTTCAAGCCACTTACTACATGTAACAAACATGACGTTACGCCCTTCAAGCATCTTCTTCTTACGTTCTAAGACCCGATGAGATAGGTCGTTTGTAGATCCACCATTGGGTAGCAAGCGGCAATTACCACATGCCGACTGATAGCGTAGACAGTTTAATGTAATATGACAAATGCCTGTTGCGGGCCAAATATCATGCATTGTCCACACGACAGGCTTCCCACTGTCAAGAATCTTACGGATACCTTTCAGCGAGAGCATACCCTGATTAATCCAAGACAAGTGTATGATATCAGCCTCTTTGAACTCGCGTAGCTTCGTAATGTCCGTTCCTGTGTTTGCTAAGTCTATCTCAAAGAGATGGTTTCGAGAGAAATGAAGGTTCCAATATACGCAGAAACGCTCCCATAACAAGTTCCATTGGTTACGCCATTCGTGCCCAAGACTGACCACAGTGATGTCATCTGTCAGTTTATCTCGTACTAACATCTTTGCCTTCACTCCATTGTTATTCAGAGCATCTTTGAGTCGGTTGGCTGCAACAGCAGCACCACCTGTTTTCTCACTGGTATTTACAATCAGTATTCTCATTGATATATCATTTGCAGCAAAGTTACAAGAAAACAGATAAAAAGCCAAGAAAAGTGACTAAATATTGATTGTTTGCGCACACAAAGGGTTGATATGTATCAAGAAAAGATAGTTTTCAATATAAAAGTCAATGTAAATGTTGCACAATACTTGAAAACATTCTAACTTTGCATTGTCAAAAGGTTAATAGATTGTTTAGGTTAGTAGTAATAGATTTAGGTTTTTAGTTATTTTATTAAGGTAAAAGTTTAACGATTGATCAAGGATGACAAAGGTGACCGTGAGGTTCCCTTTCATTTGAAAAGATTTCTTAGTTAAACATACTAATAACGCCGAAGCTCGTTGAGAGTCTCGGCGTTTTTCTTCTTTAAACTTTGCCCTTTGAACATTGAACTTTACCCTTTGGACATTGAACTTTACCCTTTGAACATTGAACTTTGAGCTTTGAACTTTGTCTTTAGGCATCATCAGTAATCATAATTAAGCCCTTTGAACATTGAACTTTACCCTTTGAACATTGAACTTTGAGTTTTGAACTTTGTCTTTACGCGTCATCGGTAATCATAATTATGAACCTTTGAACATTGAACTTTGAGTTTTGAACTTTGTCTTTACGCGTCATCGGTAATCATAATTATGAATTTTGAATTATGAATTCTGAATTAATTCTCCTCGTTTTCCAGCATAAGAAGAGCCGACACTCATTAGGAGTATCGGCTCTTCTACGTTAGTATGTTATGAAAAATTTGAGAGAATTGAGACTTCACAGCCTCGAGTTGTTTTACTTAAAATGATTATTTTATAGAGAAAGCATAGAAATTGTCTTACTTTGTGATGGTTGATACAGGTGACTGTATCTTATGTTGTAAGGTGTCGCTCACTACCGAGTCGGCCTTAGCAACAGATGGACCCTCCTGAGGTTTGTTAACAGCTGCAGTGTTTGGACTTACCTGATGTACATCAGCATCAGAGAAAGCAACCTGCATTGCATTACCTAAGGTAAGGAAGATTGCTACCACAGCAGCTGCCTTGAAGAGTGGCATAAGACGGTGGCGCATTGTTATTACACGTGCCTTTACTGGCTCGTCTTCCTGTATTAGTCCGAGGACTCTCTGGTCAAAGTCATCGCCCAAGACGTCCATCTCCTTCTCATTCTGCTCGTAAACGAACAGAGAACGATAAGGCAGCAACGCAGCTGGAATGTCCTCCTGCGAGAAGAACATACGCAAGATTTCCTCTTCTTGGAGAGAAGTCTCGCAACGCCAGTAGCGTTCCAGTAATTGTTCGATGTACTTATAATCCATAATTGTCTAATTTCAAGTATTTTTGTTTGACCGTTTGGCGAGCTCTAAAGATGTTTACCTTCACTTGCTCTTCGCTGATTTCGAGTATTTCTGCAATCTCTTTGTATGACTTTCCTTCAAAATCTCTTAGCTGTATGCAGCTTCGTTGTTTCTCTGGGAGAGCGTCTACAATCTGTTTAACGAGACTGATTTTGTCCTCTTCAATCATTCGGTCTTGAGGATTAGATGAAGCGAGAGGCTCAGTTACTTTCACATCTTCCAAAGAATCATTGTTGTTTTCCTTCTTTTTGATGCGGTCGAGCGAAAGGTTTCGACATACGGTGAGGCTAAATGCTTCGATAGAATCGATGTTTTCCCACTCGTATCGGCGGTTCCAGACCTTTATCAGTGTGTCCTGAACGATGTCCTCAGCCTCAGCTCTGTTGAGCGTGATACGGAGTGCAAGCCGGAAGAGTTCATTCTTCAACGGCAACACATCGTTACGGAAACTGACTTTTTTCATCTTCTCTCTGTTTAAATGACGCTTATCTATGGGGAAAAGTTACAAGCATGGGGTGAAAAATGCTGTTATTTAACTTTCATTAAGACGTTAGCTGTTGTTTTTTTGTTGCTTATTATTGCTCTTTTATTTGGCTTTGGGGCTTATTATAAGGGCCTTATAGCGTTCTAACTTATATAATGTTAAAGGATTTTTTCTCATGAAAAGAAACATTTTTCTTCATGAAAAGAAATATTTTTTTTCATGAAAATAAATTCTTCTTTTCGTGAAAATAATTCCGAAATAACGCCCTTTATATTCTTCATCTCTATGCTTTACACATCTTGGTTGTGCTGTTTATCAGTCTTAAACATCATCTTTACGTTTCCACTCTTTCGTCTTTCTTATCCAATAACTCCATCAAACTTATTCAATAACTCCATCAAACTCAGTAATCATAATTATGAATTATGAATTCTGAATTTTGAATTAATAATAGTAATCATAATTATGAATTGTGAATTATGATTCATGAAATAAAAGAACTTCAGCCACTTTCAAGTCGAATGGGGTTGTAATCTTAATGTTCTCGCGATTTCCTTCCACCATTGTTACCACTTGTCCGAGTCGTTCAACAACGCTCGCATCATCGGTAAAATCGGTACTTTCTTCTTGTTCGTATGCCTGTTTGATAAGCTGAATGTCGAAAACCTGTGGCGTTTGTACGGCTTTGTAGTTGCTACGCTGTACGTTTCTTCCGCTTGGAGAGTCACCGATAAAACGCAGAGTGTCAGTGACTGGTAATACAGGAATGACCGCTTTTGACGTCTGAGCAGTATCAAAACAACGCGCAATGGTCTCACAAGAGACGAAAGGACGCACCCCATCATGGATACCAACAAGTCCAACATCATCTGTAGGAATCATCGAAATGCCATTCTTACATGACTGAAAGCGACTTGCACCACCATCAGCTAACTGGTACTCTTCATCGAAATGATACTGCTCACATAGTTCCTTCCAATATGTTTGTTGCTCTTTCGGTAAGACGAGGATAACTTCCAAATCCTTATCGTAGGCATGAAAGCGACTGATCGTGTGCATGAGGACAGGTTTCCCACCGACAGGAAGAAACTGTTTGGGTATGTCTGCTCCCATTCGCAATCCCTTTCCGCCAGCGACGATGATGGCATATTTTGATGTTTTAGACGTCACAATTCTATGCTATGAATATGGTTTATGAATTGAGAAGACGGTCGTAAATCATACCCTTCTTTATCTCTTCCACCTTCTCAGCAGGTAGGAAATAGCTTAGAAGCTGATATCCGTATGGGAAAGAAGCAGCAGGACCGGCACCAGTTGTTACGTTTCCGTCTTCCTGAATAAGTGCTCCTGTGTATTCAGCATCCTCACCTAAGTAGCTTTCCATACCTGGATAGATTGTAGCTTTCTTCCCTTTCAACAAGCCAACAGATGCCAATACCAATGGAGCAGCACAGATAGCAGCAATGCGTTTACCCTTTTCAAACTGCTCTTTGAGGGCTTTGCGAACGCCTTCGTGCTCGTTCAAGTTTTTTGAACCGGGCATACCGCCAGGCAACATCAGTAAGTCTGCGTCCGAGAAGTCGGTTATGTTCTCAAAAAGGAGGTCGGCTTTAACCACTACACCATGTGATGATTCAACGAGATTACTACCTGTAATACTAACCATCTTCACCTCTACGCCTCCACGTCGTAGGATATCAACAGGCGCCAAAGCCTCAACTTCTTCAAAGCCATTAGCGAGAAACTCATATACCTTAGCCATAATTATTTTATTTTTACGTAATAAATCCAATTAAAATCTTTACTTTTGCAAATGAATAGTGTCTGCAAATATACTAAATATTCATGGTATTGTGTGGCTTGTAAGACTAAAAGAATTAAAAAAGGCATGTTTTTATGGCAGAAAAGAAACTTAGTTTTGCTATCTTCGGCAATGCTTCTAAAGCTTTTGACTCGCTTCAGATAACAGAAATCTTAGACTATCTGAGGGAGCATGAAGCTGATGTATATATTGAACAGAACTTTTATAATAGCCTACAAAAAGAACTTAAGAAGTCGATTTCTATAGCGGGTGTATTCGAGGGGGTAAACTTTGATGTCGATTATGTCATCTCCTTAGGTGGCGATGGTACTTTTCTAAAGGCAGCAAGTAAGGTTGGTCCCAAGCAAATACCTATCATTGGCGTGAATATGGGACGGTTAGGTTTCCTCGCAAATGTTGCTCCAGAAGAAATTAAAGACGTACTTAATAATGTCTTTGAAGGAAGATATGAGATCGAGGAGCGTGCTGTTATCCAACTTGAAGCAGACGGGAAAGCTCTTGAGAACTGCCCTTTTGCCTTGAACGATATTGCGATTTTGAAACGTGATAATGCTGCGATGATATCAATAAAGGCAAGTGTTAATGGCGAATTTTTGGTAACTTATTTGGCAGACGGACTTGTTATCAGTACGCCAACAGGCTCAACAGCTTACTCTTTGTCGGTTGGTGGTCCGATTATCGTACCTCAATCAGGCATTTTAAGTATGACTCCTGTAGCACCACATAGTCTGAATATTCGTCCAATCGTTATCAGTGATGAGGCTGAGATAAAGTTGGAAGTAAAGAGTCGAAGCCACAACTTCCTTGCAGCTGTGGACGGAAGGTCAGAGAAACTCAGTGAGGGAGTAACGCTAACGATAAAGAAGGCACCGCATAAGGTGCGTATCGTGAAGGTCTATGGGCAGCGTTTCTTCTCAACACTACGTGAGAAGTTGATGTGGGGAGCTGATACACGCCAGTTTTAGGAAGGCTGATTGTTGGTGAGAAAGGCAGTGAATAGCTTACCATACAGTTTAGTTTTCCTATTCAAACTATCCTTATTGGCTATGCTAACCCAGCTGAAAAGTCTATCATTCCCACGCCTTCAATAAAATTAAAAATAAAAGGTAATAATGCTAAGCAAGATAAAGAAACTCTTTCAAATCCCTGAAACGCGTTACACAAGCAAGGAGATATTCCGCTGGTTGTGGAATGCTTGGCGTGGTAATCGCAAGCAGGCGATACTGAATGCTTTGATAGGTATTCTCAGCGTAGTCGTTTCTTTGGCAACAGTATGGGCTGTTCAACATGCCATTGATGTGGCTTCTCATGTCATAGAGGGCAGTATTTATACCGCAGTGAGCATCATGGGAGCGTTGATACTCTGTGATTTCGCGTTGAGTATAGCCTCTGTGTGGGTAAAGAACCTGTTAGGTATCAAGGCGCAGAACCGTATGCAACAGCGCATGCTCGACCGTATTCTACGTTCGGAGTGGCACGGAAAAGAGCGTCATCACAGTGGTGACGTACTTAATCGATTGGAATTTGATGTTGCCAATGTGGTAAGTTTCCTCACCGAGACGATACCAAGTTCAGTCTCAACATTGGCTATGTTCCTCGGTGCTTTCTTCTATTTGATGTCGATGGACTGGCGTCTTGCCATTATCATTGTCGTTATGATTCCACTATTTGTCCTCATCAGCAAGGTGTATGTACGCCAGATGAGACGACTGACACGTGAAGTTCGCGACTCAGACTCAAAGGTTCAGAGTGTTTTGCAAGAAACGATTCAGCACAGAATGCTCATCAAGACACTTGAAAGTGACGAGATGATTGTTGGAAAGTTAGAGGGAACACAACACGAGTTGCGTCGTAAGGTAGTGCGAAGAACGAAGTTTTCTGTATTCTCAAACCTTGTTTTGAACTTTGGGTTTGCCTTTGGTTATCTTGTTGCTTTCACGTGGGCAGCCCTCCGCATGTCGGCTCATTCGCTGACTTTTGGCGGTATGACAGCCTTCTTACAGTTGGTAAATAAGATTCAGAATCCTGCTCGTCAATTAACGAAATTAGTACCTGCTTTTGTCTCAGTATTCACTGCTGCCGAGCGACTAATGGAGTTAGAGGAGAATCCTTTAGAGGAACAAGGCGAACCGATAGAGGTGGCTGGACCTTGTGGTATTCGTTTGAATCATGTCGACTACCGTTATGATGATGCCGAACGAGAGATATTGAAGGATCTTGACTTCGATTTCTACCCAGGCTCTTGTACGGCTATTCTTGGTGAGACAGGTGCTGGAAAGACAACGCTTGTACGTATGCTCCTTGCCTTGATGAAGCCTAATAAGGGCTCTGTAGAGATTTATAACGAAAAAGAAAGCAGAGAGTTGACACCGCTCATGCGTACCAATTTTGTCTATGTCCCTCAAGGTAATACACTTCTTAGTGGTACAATCCGTGAGAACCTACTACTCGGTAAGGTCGATGCAACGGAAGAAGAGATGATTGCAGTACTTAAGAAGAGCTGTGCTGACTTTGTTTTCCATCTTCCTTTAGGACTCGATACGCTCTGTTCAGAGCAGGGAGGAGGACTCAGTGAAGGACAGGCACAACGCATTGCCATAGCTCGTTCGTTACTGCGTGACCGTAGTATCATGATATTTGATGAGGCAACGTCAGCCCTTGACCCACAGACAGAGCGCGACCTCTTGAAGAATATACTCTCCAATCACGATAAAACGGTGATTTTTATCACCCATCGTCCAGCTGTTGTTGACTATTGCGACCAGACGTTGACCATAGAAAAAATACAATAATGTATTTGCGTTATTCAAAATAAGGTCGTATATTTGCAACATGACTGAAAACTGAAAGGAGAGCTAAAAACTGCAAATTCCAATCTTATTAGTGGAAGAAAGATAAAGAATATAGAATAAAATTAGATATGAAAAGAATTCTTTTAGCTGTTGTCAGTGTATTTCTTATGTCCGCATCAGTGGCTTTTGCACAGACAACAAACGTTGAACCAACTAAGGATTTAGATGCTAAGTATGCCACGAACATGCTCAAGCCGGGTACTCGTGCGCCTGAGTTTAAGTTGAAGACATACGATGCTAAGGAAATAAAGTTGAGTCAGTATCGTGGTAGTTACGTGGTATTGGATTTCTGGGCAAGCTGGTGTCCAGACTGTCGTCGTGACATTCCTGCCATGAAGGCGCTTTACGAGCAGTTCCGCGATTATGGAGTGCAGTTTGTTGGTATCTCTTTCGATACCGATCGCGAGGTTTGGGCACAGACTTATTGGGGCAAGTATCAGATGCACTGGACACAGGTGAGCGAACTAAAGAAGTTCAGAAAGAATACTGTTATCGACAAGTTGTATAAGATTGATTGGATTCCTTCAATGTATCTCGTTGACCCAGAGGGCAAGATTGTCATGGG
Coding sequences:
- a CDS encoding glycosyltransferase family 4 protein; its protein translation is MRILIVNTSEKTGGAAVAANRLKDALNNNGVKAKMLVRDKLTDDITVVSLGHEWRNQWNLLWERFCVYWNLHFSRNHLFEIDLANTGTDITKLREFKEADIIHLSWINQGMLSLKGIRKILDSGKPVVWTMHDIWPATGICHITLNCLRYQSACGNCRLLPNGGSTNDLSHRVLERKKKMLEGRNVMFVTCSKWLEKEAHKSAILTGQQVRSIPNPIDTHVFHPADSKQARIKIGLPLNKKIILFASQRVTNVNKGISYLVEACHQLATKYPEMVDNTAVAILGGHAEDLREEFDFEVCELGYVNDTQQIVDVYNACDVFVLPSLSENLPNTIMEAMACGVPPIGFKVGGIPEMIDHYKNGYVAAERNADDLAKGIHWVLDESDYTALSEAAVGKVLRCYSQRSVAMQYLEVYNEALAYKNFRL
- a CDS encoding RNA polymerase sigma factor, translating into MKKVSFRNDVLPLKNELFRLALRITLNRAEAEDIVQDTLIKVWNRRYEWENIDSIEAFSLTVCRNLSLDRIKKKENNNDSLEDVKVTEPLASSNPQDRMIEEDKISLVKQIVDALPEKQRSCIQLRDFEGKSYKEIAEILEISEEQVKVNIFRARQTVKQKYLKLDNYGL
- a CDS encoding 2-C-methyl-D-erythritol 4-phosphate cytidylyltransferase, translated to MTSKTSKYAIIVAGGKGLRMGADIPKQFLPVGGKPVLMHTISRFHAYDKDLEVILVLPKEQQTYWKELCEQYHFDEEYQLADGGASRFQSCKNGISMIPTDDVGLVGIHDGVRPFVSCETIARCFDTAQTSKAVIPVLPVTDTLRFIGDSPSGRNVQRSNYKAVQTPQVFDIQLIKQAYEQEESTDFTDDASVVERLGQVVTMVEGNRENIKITTPFDLKVAEVLLFHES
- a CDS encoding DJ-1 family glyoxalase III, translated to MAKVYEFLANGFEEVEALAPVDILRRGGVEVKMVSITGSNLVESSHGVVVKADLLFENITDFSDADLLMLPGGMPGSKNLNEHEGVRKALKEQFEKGKRIAAICAAPLVLASVGLLKGKKATIYPGMESYLGEDAEYTGALIQEDGNVTTGAGPAASFPYGYQLLSYFLPAEKVEEIKKGMIYDRLLNS
- a CDS encoding NAD kinase; translation: MAEKKLSFAIFGNASKAFDSLQITEILDYLREHEADVYIEQNFYNSLQKELKKSISIAGVFEGVNFDVDYVISLGGDGTFLKAASKVGPKQIPIIGVNMGRLGFLANVAPEEIKDVLNNVFEGRYEIEERAVIQLEADGKALENCPFALNDIAILKRDNAAMISIKASVNGEFLVTYLADGLVISTPTGSTAYSLSVGGPIIVPQSGILSMTPVAPHSLNIRPIVISDEAEIKLEVKSRSHNFLAAVDGRSEKLSEGVTLTIKKAPHKVRIVKVYGQRFFSTLREKLMWGADTRQF
- a CDS encoding ABC transporter ATP-binding protein; amino-acid sequence: MLSKIKKLFQIPETRYTSKEIFRWLWNAWRGNRKQAILNALIGILSVVVSLATVWAVQHAIDVASHVIEGSIYTAVSIMGALILCDFALSIASVWVKNLLGIKAQNRMQQRMLDRILRSEWHGKERHHSGDVLNRLEFDVANVVSFLTETIPSSVSTLAMFLGAFFYLMSMDWRLAIIIVVMIPLFVLISKVYVRQMRRLTREVRDSDSKVQSVLQETIQHRMLIKTLESDEMIVGKLEGTQHELRRKVVRRTKFSVFSNLVLNFGFAFGYLVAFTWAALRMSAHSLTFGGMTAFLQLVNKIQNPARQLTKLVPAFVSVFTAAERLMELEENPLEEQGEPIEVAGPCGIRLNHVDYRYDDAEREILKDLDFDFYPGSCTAILGETGAGKTTLVRMLLALMKPNKGSVEIYNEKESRELTPLMRTNFVYVPQGNTLLSGTIRENLLLGKVDATEEEMIAVLKKSCADFVFHLPLGLDTLCSEQGGGLSEGQAQRIAIARSLLRDRSIMIFDEATSALDPQTERDLLKNILSNHDKTVIFITHRPAVVDYCDQTLTIEKIQ
- a CDS encoding redoxin domain-containing protein, yielding MKRILLAVVSVFLMSASVAFAQTTNVEPTKDLDAKYATNMLKPGTRAPEFKLKTYDAKEIKLSQYRGSYVVLDFWASWCPDCRRDIPAMKALYEQFRDYGVQFVGISFDTDREVWAQTYWGKYQMHWTQVSELKKFRKNTVIDKLYKIDWIPSMYLVDPEGKIVMGTVEINKLKAKLESLPLTPQVSKTEVLPTFEGGQEAIDNYFAQNQRRSIQSFRSKVHAEMTVVFNVEMDGTVTGARVVDVKNVKGTSKHFMKMDAEKQKRVLENCVEYYKEQAVRLTNNMPKWNPAMQNDRPVKSKTIVNIVFQ